The following coding sequences lie in one Cloeon dipterum chromosome 1, ieCloDipt1.1, whole genome shotgun sequence genomic window:
- the LOC135940600 gene encoding protein MTSS 2-like isoform X3: MDIEDTTALGQLFQQIITDMKNGAPLWEDFVSKASKLHSCLRATQQAIGVYLEAFQKIADAATNSKGATKDIGAALTRICLRQRAVESRVKTFTSAIMDCLVNPLQDRLEDWKKATINLDKEHSKETKRARSELKKRSTDTLRMQKKARKGLTSTSSSSSLAQGLTANMDPLDSQQRLLQSGIQQLGECEGKSVRAALTEGRGRFCIFVTLLRPVLEQEVAIFWELSHVQEALDELNKAIGDPKTLPDTIEQALQELTNVTATQEAAWVNATNTANRDSSPPSSMGSRKSSVGSAASLQSLSSHSGGGTASQNVWPPRSNTLSKGNEATNGDGSNCSTPTTSGGIMEELSVPDCKEPGANSQPGSWPNLQETLQFERAASAIMADQQSQQQPGPPSAAQQGQRRPHTISAAYGQSQSRPPLGSYHFSPPPSSPAPDGQNPNARPPSGPGANGRPAVPKRCSSLERPERPSVLVPKPAHFRIDAIYDQETPTNEVIACPVYVNMHELANLAANKTTERSGATASENKDQENSSESSHESSSGYGSQTMPLHGAHEDLPHPDVQNDDLIDSLPLPPSPLSIRTIRQLHRPMSYSGYPPHGGHTGSFRLPRRGSTSTPPAPPIRRTSSISTVNKMPLGGDDLPPPPSPSFLHQQNQQNLYGNIAEIRGYVEMQHMPSQSRRPPTSEEIYRTSTVADTVRTLSQQPAWKPGEEIYKPVADAMRRQYQDAKGNVADTVRTLTELRHQPASPIQTRKNVRISNENLHLLEDEVYCSSRSPATTRKMYPEHQLMANFSPSTSRKLYEQQQLQLQQQQAQYKVSRNPEYEDPSKLRMIQQMKINKLKQEKMGMAGPQQQQLQQMAPPQQMMRRYSEEENREPPQQTFLLQSLTSKLSQMQKNNKALRVRTLIASRTVKDPTLVHDSLMDQIKRGTRLRTTPTDDGPRFA; this comes from the exons ATGGACATCGAGGACACCACGGCCCTGGGCCAGCTCTTTCAGCAGATCATCACAGATATGAag AATGGGGCCCCACTGTGGGAAGACTTTGTCAGCAAAGCGAGCAAACTGCATTCATGCTTACG GGCAACTCAGCAAGCGATAGGAGTTTATCTGGAGGCGTTTCAGAAAATCGCAGATGCGGCCACAAATTCCAAAG GGGCGACCAAAGATATTGGTGCCGCTCTAACGAGAATATGTTTGCGACAGCGAGCAGTGGAGAGCAGAGTAAAAACGTTTACAAG TGCTATTATGGATTGCCTTGTGAATCCTTTGCAAGACAGGCTCGAGGATTGGAAGAAGGCCACAATAAATTTGGACAAAGAGCACAGCAAAG aaacGAAACGAGCCCGATCGGAGCTGAAGAAGCGTTCCACTGACACTCTTCGAATGCAAAAGAAAGCTCGCAAAGGACTGACCAGCACGTCATCCTCGTCGTCTTTGGCGCAAGGACTGACGGCCAACATGGACCCTTTGGACTCTCAGCAGCGACTTCTACAGTCTGGCATACAGCAGCTGGGCGAGTGTGAGGGCAAATCTGTCAGAGCCGCACTGACTGAGGGCAGAGGTCGATTCTGCATATTTGTCACGTTGCTGAGACCAGTGCTG GAACAAGAGGTGGCTATTTTCTGGGAGCTGAGTCACGTGCAGGAGGCACTCGATGAACTGAACAAGGCCATCGGAGATCCGAAAACCTTGCCCGACACAATTGAGCAA GCGCTGCAAGAACTGACCAACGTGACTGCCACTCAAGAGGCAGCCTGGGTGAATGCCACGAACACTGCCAACCGTGACTCTTCCCCTCCAAGCAGCATGGGGTCGAGGAAATCGTCTGTGGGCTCTGCCGCCTCCCTTCAGAGTCTGAGCAGCCACAGCGGAGGTGGAACAGCTAGTCAGAATGTTTGGCCTCCCAGGTCAAACACATTGAGCAAG GGCAATGAAGCGACAAATGGAGATGGTTCCAACTGCAGCACGCCAACCACAAGTGGTGGCATTATGGAAGAGCTATCTGTTCCTGACTGCAAGGAACCTGGTGCCAACAGTCAGCCGGGATCGTGGCCAAATCTTCAAGAGACTTTGCAATTTGAGCGGGCGGCCAGTGCTATCATGGCCGACCAGCAGAGCCAGCAGCAACCCGGCCCACCAAGTGCAGCTCAGCAGGGCCAGCGACGGCCCCACACCATATCAGCTGCTTATGGCCAGTCGCAGTCACGACCTCCCTTAGGTTCCTACCACTTCTCGCCGCCACCCTCCAGTCCAGCACCTGACGGACAG aATCCAAATGCACGGCCTCCGTCAGGTCCTGGCGCAAATGGGAGACCTGCTGTGCCTAAGCGGTGCTCTTCTCTTGAAAGACCGGAGAGACCTTCTGTCTTAGTTCCAAAACCTGCTCACTTTCGCATTG ATGCGATATATGATCAAGAAACTCCTACAAATGAGGTCATAGCCTGCCCCGTCTACGTCAACATGCACGAACTTGCCAATTTAGCTGCCAACAAGACGACTGAAAGATCTGGTGCCACTGCTTCTGAAAATAAA GACCAAGAAAATAGTAGCGAGAGTTCACATGAATCCAGTAGCGGATATGGTAGCCAAACCATGCCTCTGCATGGTGCTCATGAAGATCTTCCACATCCTGATG TTCAAAACGATGATTTGATTGATTCGCTCCCATTGCCTCCATCGCCACTCTCGATCAGAACAATTCGCCAACTGCACAGACCTATGTCCTACTCAG GCTACCCTCCGCACGGTGGCCACACAGGCTCTTTCCGGCTGCCGCGCCGAGGCAGTACAAGCACACCGCCAGCCCCGCCGATCCGCAGAACCTCATCTATATCGACGGTGAACAAGATGCCACTGGGCGGAGATGATCTCCCGCCACCGCCATCTCCGTCATTCCTGCACCAGCAAAATCAGCAGAACCTCTACGGCAACATCGCCGAGATACGCGGTTACGTAGAGATGCAGCACATGCCTAGTCAGAGCCGACGGCCACCGACCTCAGAGGAGATCTACCGCACCTCCACAGTGGCTGACACGGTGCGCACGCTGAGCCAGCAGCCCGCCTGGAAGCCTGGCGAGGAGATCTACAAACCAGTGGCGGACGCTATGCGACGACAATATCAGGACGCCAAGGGCAACGTAGCCGACACTGTGCGCACCCTGACCGAGCTCCGGCATCAGCCTGCCAGCCCTATTCAGACCAGGAAGAACGTCAGGATCTCCAACGAGAACCTGCATCTTTTGGAGGACGAAGTTTACTGTAGCAGCAGAAGTCCGGCTACAACCAGAAAG ATGTATCCAGAGCATCAGCTGATGGCCAACTTTAGTCCAAGCACCAGTCGCAAGCTGTATGAACAACAGCAGCTGCAGCTGCAGCAACAGCAGGCGCAGTACAAGGTAAGCCGGAACCCTGAGTACGAAGATCCGTCCAAGCTGCGGATGATCCAGCAAATGAAGATCAACAAGCTCAAGCAGGAGAAAATGGGCATGGCGGGGCCGCAACAACAGCAACTGCAACAAATGGCGCCGCCGCAGCAAATGATGCGGCGCTATTCAGAGGAGGAAAACAGAGAGCCGCCGCAGCAGACCTTCTTGCTGCAAAGTCTGACAAGCAAGCTGTCGCAGATGCAGAAGAACAACAAAGCCCTGCGGGTTCGAACGCTGATCGCCAGCAGGACGGTCAAAGACCCCACGTTGGTGCACGACAGCCTGATGGACCAGATAAAACGCGGCACCCGCCTACGCACCACACCCACTGACGATGGCCCCCGCTTCGCCTga
- the LOC135940600 gene encoding uncharacterized protein LOC135940600 isoform X4, producing MDIEDTTALGQLFQQIITDMKNGAPLWEDFVSKASKLHSCLRATQQAIGVYLEAFQKIADAATNSKGATKDIGAALTRICLRQRAVESRVKTFTSAIMDCLVNPLQDRLEDWKKATINLDKEHSKETKRARSELKKRSTDTLRMQKKARKGLTSTSSSSSLAQGLTANMDPLDSQQRLLQSGIQQLGECEGKSVRAALTEGRGRFCIFVTLLRPVLEQEVAIFWELSHVQEALDELNKAIGDPKTLPDTIEQALQELTNVTATQEAAWVNATNTANRDSSPPSSMGSRKSSVGSAASLQSLSSHSGGGTASQNVWPPRSNTLSKLSRPPAWLRAVSQDSGFVSSQDRLFPFYHGQKGNEATNGDGSNCSTPTTSGGIMEELSVPDCKEPGANSQPGSWPNLQETLQFERAASAIMADQQSQQQPGPPSAAQQGQRRPHTISAAYGQSQSRPPLGSYHFSPPPSSPAPDGQNPNARPPSGPGANGRPAVPKRCSSLERPERPSVLVPKPAHFRIDAIYDQETPTNEVIACPVYVNMHELANLAANKTTERSGATASENKDQENSSESSHESSSGYGSQTMPLHGAHEDLPHPDGYPPHGGHTGSFRLPRRGSTSTPPAPPIRRTSSISTVNKMPLGGDDLPPPPSPSFLHQQNQQNLYGNIAEIRGYVEMQHMPSQSRRPPTSEEIYRTSTVADTVRTLSQQPAWKPGEEIYKPVADAMRRQYQDAKGNVADTVRTLTELRHQPASPIQTRKNVRISNENLHLLEDEVYCSSRSPATTRKMYPEHQLMANFSPSTSRKLYEQQQLQLQQQQAQYKVSRNPEYEDPSKLRMIQQMKINKLKQEKMGMAGPQQQQLQQMAPPQQMMRRYSEEENREPPQQTFLLQSLTSKLSQMQKNNKALRVRTLIASRTVKDPTLVHDSLMDQIKRGTRLRTTPTDDGPRFA from the exons ATGGACATCGAGGACACCACGGCCCTGGGCCAGCTCTTTCAGCAGATCATCACAGATATGAag AATGGGGCCCCACTGTGGGAAGACTTTGTCAGCAAAGCGAGCAAACTGCATTCATGCTTACG GGCAACTCAGCAAGCGATAGGAGTTTATCTGGAGGCGTTTCAGAAAATCGCAGATGCGGCCACAAATTCCAAAG GGGCGACCAAAGATATTGGTGCCGCTCTAACGAGAATATGTTTGCGACAGCGAGCAGTGGAGAGCAGAGTAAAAACGTTTACAAG TGCTATTATGGATTGCCTTGTGAATCCTTTGCAAGACAGGCTCGAGGATTGGAAGAAGGCCACAATAAATTTGGACAAAGAGCACAGCAAAG aaacGAAACGAGCCCGATCGGAGCTGAAGAAGCGTTCCACTGACACTCTTCGAATGCAAAAGAAAGCTCGCAAAGGACTGACCAGCACGTCATCCTCGTCGTCTTTGGCGCAAGGACTGACGGCCAACATGGACCCTTTGGACTCTCAGCAGCGACTTCTACAGTCTGGCATACAGCAGCTGGGCGAGTGTGAGGGCAAATCTGTCAGAGCCGCACTGACTGAGGGCAGAGGTCGATTCTGCATATTTGTCACGTTGCTGAGACCAGTGCTG GAACAAGAGGTGGCTATTTTCTGGGAGCTGAGTCACGTGCAGGAGGCACTCGATGAACTGAACAAGGCCATCGGAGATCCGAAAACCTTGCCCGACACAATTGAGCAA GCGCTGCAAGAACTGACCAACGTGACTGCCACTCAAGAGGCAGCCTGGGTGAATGCCACGAACACTGCCAACCGTGACTCTTCCCCTCCAAGCAGCATGGGGTCGAGGAAATCGTCTGTGGGCTCTGCCGCCTCCCTTCAGAGTCTGAGCAGCCACAGCGGAGGTGGAACAGCTAGTCAGAATGTTTGGCCTCCCAGGTCAAACACATTGAGCAAG CTTTCGAGACCTCCTGCATGGTTACGTGCTGTGTCTCAAGACTCTGGATTCGTCTCGTCGCAAGATAGACTTTTCCCATTCTATCATGGCCAAAAG GGCAATGAAGCGACAAATGGAGATGGTTCCAACTGCAGCACGCCAACCACAAGTGGTGGCATTATGGAAGAGCTATCTGTTCCTGACTGCAAGGAACCTGGTGCCAACAGTCAGCCGGGATCGTGGCCAAATCTTCAAGAGACTTTGCAATTTGAGCGGGCGGCCAGTGCTATCATGGCCGACCAGCAGAGCCAGCAGCAACCCGGCCCACCAAGTGCAGCTCAGCAGGGCCAGCGACGGCCCCACACCATATCAGCTGCTTATGGCCAGTCGCAGTCACGACCTCCCTTAGGTTCCTACCACTTCTCGCCGCCACCCTCCAGTCCAGCACCTGACGGACAG aATCCAAATGCACGGCCTCCGTCAGGTCCTGGCGCAAATGGGAGACCTGCTGTGCCTAAGCGGTGCTCTTCTCTTGAAAGACCGGAGAGACCTTCTGTCTTAGTTCCAAAACCTGCTCACTTTCGCATTG ATGCGATATATGATCAAGAAACTCCTACAAATGAGGTCATAGCCTGCCCCGTCTACGTCAACATGCACGAACTTGCCAATTTAGCTGCCAACAAGACGACTGAAAGATCTGGTGCCACTGCTTCTGAAAATAAA GACCAAGAAAATAGTAGCGAGAGTTCACATGAATCCAGTAGCGGATATGGTAGCCAAACCATGCCTCTGCATGGTGCTCATGAAGATCTTCCACATCCTGATG GCTACCCTCCGCACGGTGGCCACACAGGCTCTTTCCGGCTGCCGCGCCGAGGCAGTACAAGCACACCGCCAGCCCCGCCGATCCGCAGAACCTCATCTATATCGACGGTGAACAAGATGCCACTGGGCGGAGATGATCTCCCGCCACCGCCATCTCCGTCATTCCTGCACCAGCAAAATCAGCAGAACCTCTACGGCAACATCGCCGAGATACGCGGTTACGTAGAGATGCAGCACATGCCTAGTCAGAGCCGACGGCCACCGACCTCAGAGGAGATCTACCGCACCTCCACAGTGGCTGACACGGTGCGCACGCTGAGCCAGCAGCCCGCCTGGAAGCCTGGCGAGGAGATCTACAAACCAGTGGCGGACGCTATGCGACGACAATATCAGGACGCCAAGGGCAACGTAGCCGACACTGTGCGCACCCTGACCGAGCTCCGGCATCAGCCTGCCAGCCCTATTCAGACCAGGAAGAACGTCAGGATCTCCAACGAGAACCTGCATCTTTTGGAGGACGAAGTTTACTGTAGCAGCAGAAGTCCGGCTACAACCAGAAAG ATGTATCCAGAGCATCAGCTGATGGCCAACTTTAGTCCAAGCACCAGTCGCAAGCTGTATGAACAACAGCAGCTGCAGCTGCAGCAACAGCAGGCGCAGTACAAGGTAAGCCGGAACCCTGAGTACGAAGATCCGTCCAAGCTGCGGATGATCCAGCAAATGAAGATCAACAAGCTCAAGCAGGAGAAAATGGGCATGGCGGGGCCGCAACAACAGCAACTGCAACAAATGGCGCCGCCGCAGCAAATGATGCGGCGCTATTCAGAGGAGGAAAACAGAGAGCCGCCGCAGCAGACCTTCTTGCTGCAAAGTCTGACAAGCAAGCTGTCGCAGATGCAGAAGAACAACAAAGCCCTGCGGGTTCGAACGCTGATCGCCAGCAGGACGGTCAAAGACCCCACGTTGGTGCACGACAGCCTGATGGACCAGATAAAACGCGGCACCCGCCTACGCACCACACCCACTGACGATGGCCCCCGCTTCGCCTga
- the LOC135940600 gene encoding uncharacterized protein LOC135940600 isoform X1 encodes MDIEDTTALGQLFQQIITDMKNGAPLWEDFVSKASKLHSCLRATQQAIGVYLEAFQKIADAATNSKGATKDIGAALTRICLRQRAVESRVKTFTSAIMDCLVNPLQDRLEDWKKATINLDKEHSKETKRARSELKKRSTDTLRMQKKARKGLTSTSSSSSLAQGLTANMDPLDSQQRLLQSGIQQLGECEGKSVRAALTEGRGRFCIFVTLLRPVLEQEVAIFWELSHVQEALDELNKAIGDPKTLPDTIEQALQELTNVTATQEAAWVNATNTANRDSSPPSSMGSRKSSVGSAASLQSLSSHSGGGTASQNVWPPRSNTLSKLSRPPAWLRAVSQDSGFVSSQDRLFPFYHGQKGNEATNGDGSNCSTPTTSGGIMEELSVPDCKEPGANSQPGSWPNLQETLQFERAASAIMADQQSQQQPGPPSAAQQGQRRPHTISAAYGQSQSRPPLGSYHFSPPPSSPAPDGQNPNARPPSGPGANGRPAVPKRCSSLERPERPSVLVPKPAHFRIDAIYDQETPTNEVIACPVYVNMHELANLAANKTTERSGATASENKDQENSSESSHESSSGYGSQTMPLHGAHEDLPHPDVQNDDLIDSLPLPPSPLSIRTIRQLHRPMSYSGYPPHGGHTGSFRLPRRGSTSTPPAPPIRRTSSISTVNKMPLGGDDLPPPPSPSFLHQQNQQNLYGNIAEIRGYVEMQHMPSQSRRPPTSEEIYRTSTVADTVRTLSQQPAWKPGEEIYKPVADAMRRQYQDAKGNVADTVRTLTELRHQPASPIQTRKNVRISNENLHLLEDEVYCSSRSPATTRKMYPEHQLMANFSPSTSRKLYEQQQLQLQQQQAQYKVSRNPEYEDPSKLRMIQQMKINKLKQEKMGMAGPQQQQLQQMAPPQQMMRRYSEEENREPPQQTFLLQSLTSKLSQMQKNNKALRVRTLIASRTVKDPTLVHDSLMDQIKRGTRLRTTPTDDGPRFA; translated from the exons ATGGACATCGAGGACACCACGGCCCTGGGCCAGCTCTTTCAGCAGATCATCACAGATATGAag AATGGGGCCCCACTGTGGGAAGACTTTGTCAGCAAAGCGAGCAAACTGCATTCATGCTTACG GGCAACTCAGCAAGCGATAGGAGTTTATCTGGAGGCGTTTCAGAAAATCGCAGATGCGGCCACAAATTCCAAAG GGGCGACCAAAGATATTGGTGCCGCTCTAACGAGAATATGTTTGCGACAGCGAGCAGTGGAGAGCAGAGTAAAAACGTTTACAAG TGCTATTATGGATTGCCTTGTGAATCCTTTGCAAGACAGGCTCGAGGATTGGAAGAAGGCCACAATAAATTTGGACAAAGAGCACAGCAAAG aaacGAAACGAGCCCGATCGGAGCTGAAGAAGCGTTCCACTGACACTCTTCGAATGCAAAAGAAAGCTCGCAAAGGACTGACCAGCACGTCATCCTCGTCGTCTTTGGCGCAAGGACTGACGGCCAACATGGACCCTTTGGACTCTCAGCAGCGACTTCTACAGTCTGGCATACAGCAGCTGGGCGAGTGTGAGGGCAAATCTGTCAGAGCCGCACTGACTGAGGGCAGAGGTCGATTCTGCATATTTGTCACGTTGCTGAGACCAGTGCTG GAACAAGAGGTGGCTATTTTCTGGGAGCTGAGTCACGTGCAGGAGGCACTCGATGAACTGAACAAGGCCATCGGAGATCCGAAAACCTTGCCCGACACAATTGAGCAA GCGCTGCAAGAACTGACCAACGTGACTGCCACTCAAGAGGCAGCCTGGGTGAATGCCACGAACACTGCCAACCGTGACTCTTCCCCTCCAAGCAGCATGGGGTCGAGGAAATCGTCTGTGGGCTCTGCCGCCTCCCTTCAGAGTCTGAGCAGCCACAGCGGAGGTGGAACAGCTAGTCAGAATGTTTGGCCTCCCAGGTCAAACACATTGAGCAAG CTTTCGAGACCTCCTGCATGGTTACGTGCTGTGTCTCAAGACTCTGGATTCGTCTCGTCGCAAGATAGACTTTTCCCATTCTATCATGGCCAAAAG GGCAATGAAGCGACAAATGGAGATGGTTCCAACTGCAGCACGCCAACCACAAGTGGTGGCATTATGGAAGAGCTATCTGTTCCTGACTGCAAGGAACCTGGTGCCAACAGTCAGCCGGGATCGTGGCCAAATCTTCAAGAGACTTTGCAATTTGAGCGGGCGGCCAGTGCTATCATGGCCGACCAGCAGAGCCAGCAGCAACCCGGCCCACCAAGTGCAGCTCAGCAGGGCCAGCGACGGCCCCACACCATATCAGCTGCTTATGGCCAGTCGCAGTCACGACCTCCCTTAGGTTCCTACCACTTCTCGCCGCCACCCTCCAGTCCAGCACCTGACGGACAG aATCCAAATGCACGGCCTCCGTCAGGTCCTGGCGCAAATGGGAGACCTGCTGTGCCTAAGCGGTGCTCTTCTCTTGAAAGACCGGAGAGACCTTCTGTCTTAGTTCCAAAACCTGCTCACTTTCGCATTG ATGCGATATATGATCAAGAAACTCCTACAAATGAGGTCATAGCCTGCCCCGTCTACGTCAACATGCACGAACTTGCCAATTTAGCTGCCAACAAGACGACTGAAAGATCTGGTGCCACTGCTTCTGAAAATAAA GACCAAGAAAATAGTAGCGAGAGTTCACATGAATCCAGTAGCGGATATGGTAGCCAAACCATGCCTCTGCATGGTGCTCATGAAGATCTTCCACATCCTGATG TTCAAAACGATGATTTGATTGATTCGCTCCCATTGCCTCCATCGCCACTCTCGATCAGAACAATTCGCCAACTGCACAGACCTATGTCCTACTCAG GCTACCCTCCGCACGGTGGCCACACAGGCTCTTTCCGGCTGCCGCGCCGAGGCAGTACAAGCACACCGCCAGCCCCGCCGATCCGCAGAACCTCATCTATATCGACGGTGAACAAGATGCCACTGGGCGGAGATGATCTCCCGCCACCGCCATCTCCGTCATTCCTGCACCAGCAAAATCAGCAGAACCTCTACGGCAACATCGCCGAGATACGCGGTTACGTAGAGATGCAGCACATGCCTAGTCAGAGCCGACGGCCACCGACCTCAGAGGAGATCTACCGCACCTCCACAGTGGCTGACACGGTGCGCACGCTGAGCCAGCAGCCCGCCTGGAAGCCTGGCGAGGAGATCTACAAACCAGTGGCGGACGCTATGCGACGACAATATCAGGACGCCAAGGGCAACGTAGCCGACACTGTGCGCACCCTGACCGAGCTCCGGCATCAGCCTGCCAGCCCTATTCAGACCAGGAAGAACGTCAGGATCTCCAACGAGAACCTGCATCTTTTGGAGGACGAAGTTTACTGTAGCAGCAGAAGTCCGGCTACAACCAGAAAG ATGTATCCAGAGCATCAGCTGATGGCCAACTTTAGTCCAAGCACCAGTCGCAAGCTGTATGAACAACAGCAGCTGCAGCTGCAGCAACAGCAGGCGCAGTACAAGGTAAGCCGGAACCCTGAGTACGAAGATCCGTCCAAGCTGCGGATGATCCAGCAAATGAAGATCAACAAGCTCAAGCAGGAGAAAATGGGCATGGCGGGGCCGCAACAACAGCAACTGCAACAAATGGCGCCGCCGCAGCAAATGATGCGGCGCTATTCAGAGGAGGAAAACAGAGAGCCGCCGCAGCAGACCTTCTTGCTGCAAAGTCTGACAAGCAAGCTGTCGCAGATGCAGAAGAACAACAAAGCCCTGCGGGTTCGAACGCTGATCGCCAGCAGGACGGTCAAAGACCCCACGTTGGTGCACGACAGCCTGATGGACCAGATAAAACGCGGCACCCGCCTACGCACCACACCCACTGACGATGGCCCCCGCTTCGCCTga